A region of the Microbacterium sp. SL75 genome:
CGGCGGACTCGCCCTGCGTGCCAGCGTCGATGCCGACGGCGACCGCGACACGTCCGCGATGGGCCAACCCGTCATGGCGCTGCTGCGTCACGTGCTCGCCGGTCCCTACGCGGGCATCATCCTCGACCCCGCCTCCCAGCCGAACCGCGCCGTGCTGCCCAAGGCTCTCCTCGAGCGCATGGTCGCCGAGGTCGACCCCGAACTGCGCATCAAGACCGCCCTGTGCGAGACGCGCGATGACTCCACCGCGTCGAAGATTGTCGACGCGATCGTCGCCGAGGCTCCCCTGTGGATCGGCGTGAACCGCTCCGAGGAGGGCGGCCCGATCGGCGTCGCCGAGTCGCGGTCGGCCACGGGCGAGCGCTTCCTCGAGGTCTTCACGCACCCGCTCGAACTTCTCGCCCTCGGCCGCGGTGACCAGCCGCTGCCCATCCAGCGCACACAGCTCGCGAAGGCTCTGGCCGGTGACGCCGCACTCACCGGCATCCTGATCGATCCTGCCGGCCCGTGGATCCGCATCGACCGCGACGAGCTCGCTCCGGTGATCGTTCTGGCGGAAGAGGGCTCCGAGCCCACCGCCTGACTCGACGACAAGACGGCGGGCCGCTCCCTCTCGGGGCGGCCCGCCGTCGTTCGTGTCAGACCCCGTACAGCTCGCCGACCGGCACCGCCACCGGGAGCACGTTGCCGGCCGGGGCCAGCGGGCAGGCCCACATCGGGTCGTACGCGCACGAGGGGTTGTATGCGAAGTTGAAGTCGATGACGAGGGTGTCGGGCGCGGCGCCCCGGCCGAGATCGGCGCCCTTGATGGTGTCGAGCAGATAACGCCCGCCGCCGTAGGTGCCCCCGGGGCGGCCGGCCGCGGCATCCCGAACCGGCACGAACAGCCCGCCGCCGTACGACGTCAGCCGCCACACGTCGAGGGATCCGGTCTCGGGCAGTTCGACACGACCGATGCGTTCGAAGCCGACCTCGCCGTCGGTGCCGGTCGTGGCCACGAACGAGGCCTCGTCGGCGTCGAGCAGGGGAACCTCGAAGCGCCACGCGGCGTCGTAGGGCGCGAGCGGCAGACCGACGAAGCCGTCGCGCTGCTCGGGGAGCAACGGCGTGGCCGGATGATCGGCGAACAGCGCGTCGCGCTCGATGCGCCACAGCTCGTGGGCGTCTTCGGGGTCGTCGGCTTCGCGCACCGCGTCGTACAGCGCGAAGACGCGTCGGCGCCAGTCGGCGATGTCGAGGGCGGTCCGGGCGGCTGCGGAGGTCATGGTCCGAGCGTAAACGGCTGCCGGATGCCAGGACTCGGGCTGGACAGCGAGGCGGCGCCCGCTCTGCTCGAAGACGTCTCCGGGGTACCACGGCTTCCGCCCTCTCGCGCAACCCGGCAGACACGACCGTCGCCCGCGCACTAGCGTCGGGACATGGCATCCCCCCGCATCACGCTGACCGTGCCGGGCCCCGACGGCGATCGGGAGGTGGGCATTTCGAACCCCGATCGCGTGCTGTGGCCCGAGGTGGGGATCACCAAGCGCGAGTTGGCGGAGTACCTCATCGCCGTCGCCGACCCCTTCATCGCGGCGAACGGGCATCGGCCGGTGTCGCTCGAGCGTTTTCCCGAGGGGGTGGGAGGCGAGGCCTTCTTCTCGAAGAACCCGCCGAAGGGGGCGCCCGACTTCGTCGAGGCCGTCACTGTGACGTACAACAGCGGGCGCCGGCATCCGCAGCTCTTCCTCGGCGAGATCGCGTCGGCGGTGTGGGCCGCGCAGATGAACACGATCGTGTTCCACCCCTGGGCCTCTCTCACGAGCGACGCCGACCACCCCGTCGAGTTGCGTATCGACCTCGATCCGCAGCCGGGAACGGGTATCGCCGAGGCGGTCAGCGCGGCGCACGAACTGCGTACGGTCCTTCGCGAAGCGGGCCTCGAGGCCTGGATCAAGACCAGCGGCAACCGCGGCCTGCACGTGTTCTGCCCGATCGAGCCGACGCACGAGTTCCTCGACGTCCGGCACGCGGTCATCGCCGCCGCGCGCGAACTGGAGCGACGGATGCCGGATGCCGTGACCACGAGCTGGTGGAAGGAAGAGCGGGGTCAGCGCATTTTCGTCGACTTCAACCAGGCCAACCGCGACCGGACGATGGCGGGGGCGTACTCGCCCCGGGCTCTGCCCACCGCGACCGTGTCGACTCCGGTGTCGTGGGACGAGCTCGACGGCCTCGACCCGCTCGCGTTCACCGTGCGCTCGATTCCCGAGCGGTTGGACACGGTCGGGGATCCGTGGGCGGGGTTCAGCGAGAAGCCCGGACGCATCGACACGCTGCTGGAATGGTGGCAGCGCGACCTCGACGCCGGGCTGGGCGAGCTGCCGTTCCCGCCCGAGTTCCCGAAGATGCCGGGTGAGCCGCCGCGCGTGCAGCCCTCGCGGGCGAAGGCCCCAGACGCTTAGGGGTTCAGCGCGTCGCCCGCGGCGCTGCGGTAGTAGAGCACGGCGCGTCCGTATCGCGTGCGGTTCAAGAGCCCCGCGCGTTCCATCACGCGCAGGTGCTGGTTGATCGCGGAGGTCGAGACACCGAGCTGCAGGGCGAGATCGGTGGAGGATGCCGGCTCACCCAGCGCCACGAGAAGTGTCGCGCGCGTGCGACCGAGCAGGTCGACGACGGCGTCGGGTGCGGGCTGCGCGCTGGTGGACCACATCGCCCCCTGCCCGCGCGCGGGGTACATCACCGTGGGAGGGAGGTCGTCGTCGATCGGCGTGGACACCCGGACGGTGAAGATCGACGGGACGAGGGTGAGGCCTTCGCCGAGGACCGGTCGGCGGCGAACCTCGGGGTTCCACAACCGCACGTCGAGGTGTCGTCCGTCGTAGCGCGCGGCATCCGACAGGCCGTTGAGGACCGTACCCATGCCGGATTGCGCGGCGACGCGCCCACGGTAGGCGATGTCGGAGCGCAGGACCGCGCTCATGCGCGCCCAGTGCGGCGCGAAGCAGAGGTCCCACGTGGTCGCGAGCGCTCGCTGCAGACGAGCGACGACGAGATCGTGGCGCCCGCGGAAAACCGTCGGCACCTCCCCGTGCACCCGCTCGAGATCGGTGTGCAAGCGCGCCCGCGAGATGCGGCCGAGCTCCGCCAGTTCGTCGTCGAACGACGTAAGAGGGGAGGCGGGCCGCGGGTTGACGAAGTCGGCCGTCCACTTGCGGTCATTGATCAGCGCGAGCAGCACCTCGAGATCCAGGAGCGGGCGCACGTCTGCGATCTGCCGGAGCCACGGAGCCTGCAGCGGGTACCCCTCCGGTTGCGACAGGGCGCGGAGTCCGAGCCCCAGCTCCGACAACGGGGAGATGCCGAAACGGATAGCCGAGATGTCGGCGGCCTCCAGCTCGTACCGGATCATGAAGCCTCACGCTACATCGATTGAACGCCTCTCTGCCGACTGGATCAATGGAGGGGTGACCAGCACGATCCCCGCCGTCCCCCTGAGAGTTCTCGCGCAGACGGACAAGACTCTGCGCCGCCTGCTCACGATCACGCTGGTCGACACCCTCGGACGCGGCGCGTTCTTCACTCTGACGACGCTGTATCTCACGCTCATCGTGGGACTCGAGCCCGTGACGGTCGGTATCGGCTTGACCATCGCCGGCGCGGTGGGGGTAGCCAGCTCGCTCGCCTTCGGCCACCTCTCGGACCGCTTCAGCGCACGGATGATGCTGATCGTGCTGCACGTGGTGCAGGGCACGGCGCTCATCGGCTACCTCTTCGTGAGGGATCTTGCTTCTCTCGTGATCGTCGCCTCGCTCGTGCTGCTCGCTCAGCAGGGCGGCGGGAGCGTGCGCTCGTCCGTGGTCGGGCGGGCGTTCCGCGGAGACGACCGCGTACGCATCCGTGCCGCCATGCGTACCGTGACCAACGTCGGGATCGGGATCGGCACCGCGGTCGCGGCGATCCCGCTCGCCCTCGGCACGCCGTTCGCCTTCCACGTGACGATGACCGTCTCGGGATCGTTCTTCCTGCTGTCCGCGCTGCTCGTGGCCGGACTCGACCCGGCTCGCGTCGACGTCTCCACCGCCGAACCCGCGCCGGACGCCCCCGCCGAGGCAGGCCGGAGTCCCTATCGGGACCCGCGGTTCCTGTGGCTCACCGCTCTCATGGGAGTGTTCGGCATCCAGTTCGGTGTGTTCGAGATCGGCGTACCGCTGTGGGTCGTCGCGCACACGATCGCCCCCGACGTGGTCGTCAGCCCACTGCTGCTCGTCAACACGGTCGTCGTGGTGCTGCTGCAGGTGCGGATGAGTCGCGGGACCGGCACCTTCGCCGGGGCCGGACGCGCGATGAGCAGGGCAGGGTGGCTCATGGTCGCGGCGTGCGCGCTCTGGGCGGGCGCCGGCTGGATCGGCGGCGAGGGGTGGGGCCCGGTGGCGGCGGTGATCGTGGTGCTGCTGGCCGCGGCCGTCGTGCACTCCCTCGCCGAGATCACCTCGAGCGCTGCGGGGTGGAGCCTCAGCTTCGACCTCGCCCCGCAGGAGCGTATGGGCAGCTACCAGGGCGTCTACGGCACCGGGTACGCCGTCGGCGCGATGATCGCCCCCGCCGTGGTGACGCTCACGGCGATCGATCTCGGCACGGGCGGGTGGGCGATTCTTGCGGCGATGTTCGCCGCTGCGGCTGCGGGAGTCGTCGTGATCGCGCGGCGGGCCGAGCGGGAAAGGGATGCCGCTCCCACCGACTGAGCGACAGTGCGGGAGTCGCCGGACTCAGTCCAGCACGTCGCCCAGGTCGTACGACGACACCGTCTCGAGCTGTGTGAACGTGCAGGAGCGGGCGTCGCGGTCGGGGCGCCAGCGGTCGAACTGCACGGTGTGGCGGAAGCGCATGCCCTCGAGCTGGTCGTAACGCACCTCGAGCACGAGCTCGGGGCGCAGCCGGACGAACGACACGTCTTTCGACGCCGAGAAGCGTGAGCGGTCGGTCTCGCCGACGACGGCGGCGCCATCGGCATCTCGCTCGACGAGCGGGGCGAGTTCGTCGATGAGCTCGCGACGTTTCTTGTCGGTCCATGCCGAGACACCGCCGACGCCGTGCAGGCGACCCTCGTCGTCGTACAGACCGACGAGGAGCGAACCCACGCCCTCGCCCGACTTGTGGATGCGGTAGCCGAGGGCCACGACGTCTGCCGTGCGGGCGTGCTTGATCTTGAACATCGTGCGCTTGTTCGGGGCGTAGGGCTGGGCGAGCGGCTTGGCGATCACGCCGTCGAGGCCCGCGCCCTCGAACTCGGCGAGCCACCGGCGCGCGAGGTCGGGGTCGTCGGTCGTGCGGGTGACGTGAACGGGGTGCGGCACGGTGCCCAACAGGTCTTCGAGCTGCGCGCGGCGCTCCGAGAACGGCTCGTTCTGCAGGTCGCGGTCGCCGCGGGCGAGCAGGTCGAACGCGATGAACATCGCCGGCGTCTCTTCGGACAGCAGGGCCACGCGCGAGGCCGCGGGGTGGATGCGCTGCGACAGGGCCTCCCAGTCGAGGCGTTGCGCGCCGGCCTCGCCGCGGGCGACCACGACCTCTCCGTCGATGAGGCACGGCTCGGGCAGGATCTCGGCGAACGCCGCGACCAGCTCGGGGAAGTACCGGGTGAGGGGCTTCGCCCCGCGACTGCCGATCTCGACGTCGGTGCCGTCCCACGACACCAGCGCGCGGAAGCCGTCCCACTTGGGCTCGTAGCTGAACCCGCCCGCGACCTTGGCGTGCTCGGGCACCTGGGGCACCGACTTCGCCAGCATCGGTGCGGGGATGTCATAGCCCACGGCGTCAGTCCTCGCTCTCGCCCCCGGCGAGCGGAACTGGGTTGCGACGCTTCTTGCGGCGCGCCCACTCGGCCGGCTTGTCATCGCCGTTCCAGACGCTGATCACGCCCCAGACCACGGCGGTCAGCGGGACGGCCAGGAGCGTGCCCAGGATGCCGCCGATCGCGGTGCCACCGGCGAGCACCACCAGGACGACGAAGGAGTGCAGCTTCATCGAGCGACCCATGAGAACCGGCTGCAGGAAATTGCCCTCGAGCTGGTTGACCAGCACCACGATGCCGACCACGATCAGGGCGACGATCGGCCCGTTGGTGACGAGGGCGACGAGAGCGGCCAAGATGCCGGCGGTGACGGCGCCGACGATCGGGATGAAAGCGAGAAGGAAGACAAGAACCGCCAGGGGGAGGGCGAGGGGTACCTGCAGGATCGCCAGCCCGATGCCGATACCGATCGCGTCGACGGCGGCGACGGAGGCCGTGCCGCGGACGTACGAGCCCAGCACGGTGACGGTCTTGTCTCCGATCCGGCGTGCGCGCTCGTAGTCGCTGCCGCGGAAGGGGCGCAGCACGAACTCCCACATGCGGGGGCCGTCCTTGAGGAAGAAGAACAGGATGACGACCATGAGCACTAAGCCGGTGACGAACGATGCGACAGCGCTGACCCCGGCGAGGGCTCCGGTGCCGAACTCCGAGCTCGTGACGAAGCTCTGGACCCCCTGCAGCGCCTGATTCACCTGGTCGGGCGAGATGGCGAAGGGGAGCGTGTGATACCAGTCCTGTGCCTGCTCGAAGCCCTGCGTGGCCTGCGAGCTGAGGTAGTCCCACTGATTGATGACGGCGTTCGCCACCAGCCAGCCGAGCGCCCCGAGAACGACGACGACCGCGAGCAGCGTCAGCAGCGTCGCCAAGATGGCGGGCACGCCCTTTCGCCTCATCCACATCGTGACCGGCCCGAAGGCCGACGCGAAGATGAGGGCGAGGACCAGTGGGATGATCACCAGCGTGACCTGACGAATGCCCCAGATGAGCCCGGTCACCAGCACCACGACGATGATGATCTGTACGGCGCGGATGGCGAGACGCCCGAAGCCGTCGGACCACAGGCTCTTCGATGGCGTCTGTGCCGCCGGGGGGACGGAACGGACGGTGTCGTGCGGCGCGGGGTGGCGGGAGAACAGGCCCATGCTCACACGGTAGTGGGGACCTCCGACATGGCCGGTGTGTCTTGCGCCGGGTGTCGAGGCGGATTAGGGCGCGGCGACGCGGCTCCGCCGGAGTCCTCGGTCAACCCTCGAGGATCTCCCGAACCTGGGCGACGACCGCCCGCGGTCGGAAAGGTTTCGAGATGACCGCGTCGACGCCCGACTCGCGCGCTCGGCACTGATCTTCCGACTGCGCGCGGGCGGTGAGCATGAGGATGCGGGGCTGCTCGATACCGCACGTCGCCCGAATCTTCTCGCACGCTCGGATGCCGTCCATGACGGGCATCATCCAATCGAGAAGAACGACGCGCGGCCGTTCGCGCAGCACGGCGTCGACGCCTTCCTCCCCGTTGCTCGCCCGAACGGCTGAGATATCTGCTCGGTCGAGACCCATCAGCAACAGATCGGCGATGTCATCGTCGTCGTCCACAACCACAACCGAAGCTCCCATATGAGATATCTTGCCCGGAAAGTACCGTGATGGTCGGCGCAAAGAACCTCATCCCAGATGCTGGCAAAATCGCACGAGGCAGCGCCGTCCTGTGGCGCGCGGAAGGGGGCGGCATGCCCGATCGATCAATTTGGACGCCCCTTCTTCCTCGTCAGTTGTTCGTGCGTCTGCAATTGCCCTTCTTGCTCGGGGTCACGCTGCTCTCGGTCGCAATGCTCATCGCCGTTCCCGAACTCGAACGATCGGCGGAGTTGTGGCTGGGCTTGGTGGTGGCGGCGGTTGCCTCGGTCCTGTTCCTCTCGCCGCGGCAGACGTGGATGCACACGGGGTGGATCGTCGTCATCCCCGTGCTCGACATCGTCAGCATCGCGTTCGTGCGCACCGCCCTCCTGCCGTACCTGCCGTCCGTGGGACTGCTGTCCCTCGTCCCCTTCGCGTGGATCGCGTACCGGTTCGGGTGGCCCGGACTCGCGCTGATCCTCGTGTCCGGCATCGTCATCGCCGGTCTTCCCTTTCTTCTCGGCGGACGACCCGTGACGACTCTCCTCGCGCTCGTGAATGTTCTGACCCTCCCCTTCATCGCGACCGGGTTATCGGTCGCGATCCATCTGGGTTCGCGGAACTTCGAAATGCGGCGTCGAATGTCGGAGGAAGCGACGGCGAGGCTTCGCACCGCTTTGGAGCAGTCGCACGAGGCGGAATTGCTCCTGCGTTCTGTGTTCGACACCGTCAGCGGAGCCGTGGCGTACTACAACGCGCGAAACGAGCTCGTGCTCGCCAATGCGACCGCCGCGAAGATGGTCGATGTCGTCGGATTCCGTCTCGACGTTCCCCCGTATGCAGGACCCGACGCATTGATGGCCGACAGGAAGACGAGGATCCCGCTCGAGCGCCAGATCATTCCGCGTGCCCTGCGGGGCGAGATCATCGCGAATCACATCGAATGGCTCGGCCGCCCGGGCAGCCAGATCGCCATCATGGCATCGTCGCGCCGCGTGCACCGAGACGACGGCACCCTCCTCGGCACGGTGATCGCCGCATACGACGTGACCGAGCTGGTAGAGGCGATCGAGGTGCGCGAGGAGTTCTTGACGACGGTGTCGCATGAGCTGCGTACTCCGCTCACATCGATCATCGGCTACACGGAAGAGATCGTCGACGTCCTGGGGGAAGACGCGAAGAGGCTCGGGATCGACTCGTGGCTGGCGACGATCCTGCGCAACACCGACACCTTGCTCGATCGTGTCAGCGAATTGCTGACGGTGGCCGATTCGCAGGTGCAGCTCGAGGTCCGGGAGGTCGACGTCGCATCCATCATCGGGCGCGCGGTCGAACCGTTCACCGTGTTGGCCGGACGCGCCGGTATCGAGTTGCGGACCGACGTGTCCGCCGATCTTCTCATCGAGGCGGATCCGACCCGTTTGGCGCAGGTGGTCGAAAATCTCGTGGGCAACGCGACGAAGTTCACCGGGCGCGGGGGACTCGTCACGGTCAGCGCGCGGCGACGAAGCGACGAGGAACTGTCGATCTCGGTGGCCGATACCGGGATTGGGATGACCGCCGACGTTCGACGGCGCGTGTTCGACCGCTTCTATCGGGCTCAGGTCGTGCGAGACGACGCCATCCAGGGAATCGGCGTCGGCATGTCCATCGTGAAGAAGATCGTCGACGCCCACGGCGGTGAGATCGCGATAGAGAGCGCCCCCGGGCTGGGGACGACGGTGACGGTGGTGTTGCCGACGCGCTCCGGCACGAGCCCGGCTCCCGCAGCGGAGGCGGTGGCATCCGCGTAGCCCCCTGGGCGCGCGGGCGCCGGGGTGTCGGCATCCGGGCTCAGACGAACGCGCTCATTCCGGTGATGTCGCGGCCGAGCAGGAGGGCCTGGACGCTCTCGGTGCCCTCGTACGTGTGGATGGCCTCGATGTCGGCCATGTGCTGCATGACGCCGCTCTCGAGCAGGATGCCGTTGCCACCCAGCAGGTCGCGAGCGATCGCGGCGACCCGGCGGGCCGCCCGGGTGTTGTGATACTTCGCGAGCGACGCCTGGGTGGGACGCAGGCCTCCGCTGGACTCGAGGTCGGCCAGGCGGCGGCAGTAGAGCTGCATCGCGGTGAGTTCGTCGAGCATCTGCGCGAGCCGCTCCTGCACCATCTGGAACTTGGCGAGGGGCTTGCCGAACTGCATGCGTTCGGTGGCATATGTCCGGGCGATCTCGTAGCAGGCGGTCGCGTGGCCGAGCGCCGACCAGGCGACGCCCGATCGCGTGGCGAACAGAACCACTGATGCGTCTTTGAAGGTGTGTGTGCCGGGCAGCACGGCATCCGCGGGAAGACGCACCTCGTCCATCGCGATGTGAGCCTGGTGGATGCCGCGCAGCGACACCTTTCCGGTGATGACGGTGCCCGTGTAGCCCGGGGTGTCCTGCTCGACGAGGAAGCAGCGCACGTTGCCGTGGTCGGCGCCGCCCTCGTTCTCGACGCGCGCCCAGACGAAGGTGATGCCGCCGGAGGCGCCGTTGCCGATCCACTTCTTCGTTCCGCTGAGCGACCAGCCCTCGTCGGTACGGGTGGCGGTGGTCTCGAGAGAGACGGAGTCGGAGCCGTGGTCGGGCTCGGTCAGGGCGAAGGCGCCGAGCACGGTGCCGTCGGCGAGGGGCTTCAGCCAGCGCTGCTGCTGCTCGGGCGAGCCGTAGAGCGCGAGCGTCCGCAGCGCGAGTCCGCCCTGCACGGCGAGGGCCGTGGCGAGCGAGCCGTCGTGGCGCGAGATCTCCATGTTGACCAGGCCCGCGGCCAGCGGCGAGGTGTAGGGCAGCTCGTCGTGCTCGATGCCGTCGGTGAACAGCTGGAGCTCGCCCATGCGCCGGACGAGGTCGATCGGGTAGCTCGCGGCATCCCATTCGCCCTGCATGCGCGTGCCGACCTCGTCGGCGAAAGCCTTGGCGGTGTCCCAGATCGCGCGGTCGGCGTCGGGGATGTCGGCGAACACCGCGTAGTAGTCGGTGTCGCGGCGGCCCAGCAGGTCGTAGCGGGCGACGCGCTCTCCGGGGAGCGCGCGGGCATCGGCGTCGATGGTCATGGGTCCCAGTATCGCGCATGTTGATACTGGGTGTCACGTGCCGGGAGAGACTCGCGGCGAACGCTCGGACGGATGCTCGGGCGGATGCTCGGGTGGGCGCCCGGGTGCGAGCGGCGCCGTGTCGCGCGCCCCGCGATGACCGGGCCCGCTTCGACGTCGAGTGTCCACGACACCCGGAAGGTTTTTCAAAATGTCCGGGTGTTTTGGACACTCAACGCAGGGGCCCCGCCCCGCGATGGCGGTGCGTCATTCGACGTCGAGCCCCGCGATGGCGGTGCGTGATTGGACGTTGAGTGTCCACGACACCCGGACGATTTTTCGCAACGTCCGAGTGTTTTGGACACTCAACGGGTGGGGCGGGCGGGCGGGCGGGCACGCGAGGGACGGCCCCCGCGAAGCCCGCGCGTCAGTCGCCCAGCGCCCCGCGCAGGCGCCGCGTGATTTCCGCGGCGGGCATGCGACGGGGGAAGGCCGCGACGATCAGGTCGTCGCCGGCCGCGTCATCGCCGTCGGGGTGCACGCCGTAGCGGCGCAGCACGTCGTCGAGAGCGCGACGGAGAATGGATGCCGGCACCCGAGCCCCCCGCATCAATCGGCGCAGCACGTGATTGTGCACCGCCGTGACCGAGGCCGCGAAGCCGACGGCATCCAGGGGGTCGAGACCGGGGAGCGCTTCGCGCAGGTACTCATCGAAGAGGCGTTCGTAGCGGAACACCGTGACGATCTCGCGGTCGCGAAGGCCCGGGATCTGCCGCACGATGGCGTAGCGGCGTCGGGCGACCTCGGGGTCGGCGGCGAAGTGCCGGAACACGCGCACCGACGCCTCGCACACGGCCGCCCACGGATCGTCGTGCGGCTGGGCGAGATAAGCGCGCGTCTCGGCGAGAAGCACCTCGTGGTCGGCGAACACGACGTCTTCTTTGCCGCCGAACTGCCGGAAGAACGTCGACCGCGACACCCCGGCCGCCTGCGCGATCTGCTCGACCGAGGTCTGGTCGTAGCCGTGCTCGACGAAGAGGTCGATAGCCGCGGACACGACGGCGGTGCGGCTCGAAGGGGCGGCGCTGTCGGTCACGCCCCGAGCCTATCCGCGGGCCGCCCGCGCGCGGGGTCGGGTTACGCGGGCGTCGCGTAGATGATCGGGGCGACGGTGGCAACCGCATACCGAGACCCTCGCGCGCGCGATGGGATGAACGCATGACCTCCTCCCTGTGGCACCGCGACCAGACGCCTGTCGACGGGACGCCGTTCGAACCCGACGCCCTGCACGACGTGCTCATCGTCGGCGCCGGGATCACCGGCCTCTCGACCGCCGTGATGCTCGCCGAGGCGGGGGTCGATGTCGCGGTGGTCGACGCAGGCGACGTGGGGCAGGGCGCGACCGGGGCGTCGGTGGGTATGGCATCCCTTCTGCAGGGGACGACCCTCGCGGCGCTCCGCGCCCACCACCCGGCCGGACTCGTGAAGGCGTATGTCGACGCGAACCGCGCGGGGCAGGAGTGGCTCGCCGAGCGCGCCGGCGCCGCCGCCGATCGGCGCACCGCCTTCACCTTCGGACGGGGTCTCGCCAGCGACACCGCTCTCGACGCGGTACGCGATGCAGCGCGCGAAGCGGGACTCCCCGTGCGCGAAGACGGCCCCGCAGACCTCGGCGGCCGCACCGCTGTGCGTGCCCTGGCCCTCGACGACCAGCTCGCCCTCGACCCCGTCGCGCTCTCGCGCTCCCTCGCCGAGGCGGCCCTGGCGGCTGGGGCGACGCTGCACACGGGCGTCCGCGTGACCGACGTGCACGCTCTGCCCGCCGGTCGCGCCGACACCGATCACGGCACGATCTTCGGCGACACCGTCGTTCTCGCCACCGGTACGCCCATCGCCCGTCGCGGCCTGTACGACCTGAAGACCCGGGCGCTGCGTTCGTGGGCGATCGCCTTCGAGATGGAGGG
Encoded here:
- a CDS encoding acyl-CoA dehydrogenase family protein — translated: MTIDADARALPGERVARYDLLGRRDTDYYAVFADIPDADRAIWDTAKAFADEVGTRMQGEWDAASYPIDLVRRMGELQLFTDGIEHDELPYTSPLAAGLVNMEISRHDGSLATALAVQGGLALRTLALYGSPEQQQRWLKPLADGTVLGAFALTEPDHGSDSVSLETTATRTDEGWSLSGTKKWIGNGASGGITFVWARVENEGGADHGNVRCFLVEQDTPGYTGTVITGKVSLRGIHQAHIAMDEVRLPADAVLPGTHTFKDASVVLFATRSGVAWSALGHATACYEIARTYATERMQFGKPLAKFQMVQERLAQMLDELTAMQLYCRRLADLESSGGLRPTQASLAKYHNTRAARRVAAIARDLLGGNGILLESGVMQHMADIEAIHTYEGTESVQALLLGRDITGMSAFV
- a CDS encoding FAD-dependent oxidoreductase — protein: MTSSLWHRDQTPVDGTPFEPDALHDVLIVGAGITGLSTAVMLAEAGVDVAVVDAGDVGQGATGASVGMASLLQGTTLAALRAHHPAGLVKAYVDANRAGQEWLAERAGAAADRRTAFTFGRGLASDTALDAVRDAAREAGLPVREDGPADLGGRTAVRALALDDQLALDPVALSRSLAEAALAAGATLHTGVRVTDVHALPAGRADTDHGTIFGDTVVLATGTPIARRGLYDLKTRALRSWAIAFEMEGDAEAPGGMWSEVGADGRSIVAAPSSFGRGVLLVTGARHPVGSAPSEVALAEGLAAWARRTLPVGAEIARWSGQDYQSHNLVPFVGGMPRGLGRLRFATGYAGWGLTNAPAAAMRLTDEIRGVSRSDRPQWMRTIGTRMTVPADLGRGVGEAARRVGVAAGAFAAAAPAPVKRPAEGAGVVSRQGLRTAAVSTIEGRTRAVVAPAPLTWNDAERSWDSPVDGSRYAPDGTRLEGAASADLGVR
- a CDS encoding TetR/AcrR family transcriptional regulator, producing MTDSAAPSSRTAVVSAAIDLFVEHGYDQTSVEQIAQAAGVSRSTFFRQFGGKEDVVFADHEVLLAETRAYLAQPHDDPWAAVCEASVRVFRHFAADPEVARRRYAIVRQIPGLRDREIVTVFRYERLFDEYLREALPGLDPLDAVGFAASVTAVHNHVLRRLMRGARVPASILRRALDDVLRRYGVHPDGDDAAGDDLIVAAFPRRMPAAEITRRLRGALGD